A genomic segment from Thermodesulfovibrionales bacterium encodes:
- a CDS encoding sigma-54 dependent transcriptional regulator has translation MEPVILIVDDEEGIRESLSAIFEDEGYGVIAAGSGEEALRMIKEQLPDLILLDVWLPGMDGIQTLQEIRALHGEPPVIMISGHGNIEAAVKATRIGAYDFLEKPLSLERVLLSAKRALEKGALERENRDLRESVIKKWLLIGESAAMKGLREQIGMAAPSNSRVFITGESGSGKEVVARLLHGMSGRAERPFIEVNCAAIPHELIESELFGHEKGSFTGASEKKKGKFELADGGTLFLDEIGDMSLQTQAKVLRVLETQEFQRVGGSTNIKVDVRILAATNKNIAEEVEKGAFRSDLFFRLNVIPISVPPLRERREDIPSLVEYFAQSLATEHGKPLKKITSEAIKDLQLYDWPGNIRELKNLIERLVIMTSSAAIDRDDLQLVRGKKESADYFSYGTLKEAREGFEKDFLSRKLEENNGNISRTAEILQIERSNLHRKIKAYKIKVDS, from the coding sequence ATGGAACCGGTAATACTCATTGTAGATGATGAGGAGGGAATACGGGAAAGCCTCTCGGCCATATTTGAAGACGAGGGATATGGCGTCATTGCTGCCGGGTCAGGGGAAGAGGCCCTCCGCATGATTAAGGAACAGCTGCCTGACCTGATACTCCTTGATGTCTGGCTCCCGGGAATGGACGGCATCCAGACCCTGCAGGAAATCAGGGCGCTCCATGGGGAACCGCCGGTGATCATGATTTCAGGACATGGAAATATCGAGGCGGCCGTAAAAGCTACAAGGATCGGCGCATACGACTTCCTCGAGAAGCCTCTCTCGCTCGAGAGGGTCCTGCTCAGTGCGAAAAGGGCACTCGAGAAGGGCGCCCTCGAAAGAGAAAACAGGGACCTCCGGGAGAGCGTGATCAAGAAATGGTTGCTCATAGGGGAATCTGCGGCCATGAAGGGTCTCCGTGAACAGATCGGAATGGCTGCACCGAGTAACAGCAGGGTTTTCATAACAGGTGAGAGCGGTTCCGGGAAAGAGGTTGTTGCGAGACTGCTCCACGGGATGAGCGGTCGGGCTGAAAGACCCTTTATTGAGGTGAATTGCGCGGCGATCCCTCACGAGCTCATAGAGAGTGAGCTCTTTGGCCATGAAAAAGGTTCCTTTACCGGGGCATCGGAGAAAAAGAAGGGGAAATTTGAACTGGCAGACGGCGGCACCCTTTTCCTGGACGAGATAGGAGACATGTCGCTTCAGACACAGGCGAAGGTCTTGCGGGTATTAGAGACACAGGAGTTTCAGCGGGTGGGCGGCAGCACAAACATAAAAGTGGATGTGAGGATTCTTGCCGCAACGAACAAGAACATCGCGGAAGAAGTCGAGAAGGGTGCCTTCAGGAGTGACCTTTTCTTCAGGCTCAACGTTATACCGATTTCTGTCCCGCCCCTCAGGGAGCGGAGGGAGGACATCCCTTCGCTTGTTGAATATTTTGCACAATCCCTTGCAACGGAGCATGGGAAACCTCTGAAAAAAATAACTTCTGAAGCGATCAAGGACCTGCAGCTGTATGACTGGCCCGGAAACATACGGGAGCTGAAGAATCTCATCGAGAGACTCGTGATCATGACCTCATCGGCTGCGATCGATAGGGATGATCTCCAGCTCGTGAGAGGGAAGAAAGAGAGCGCGGATTACTTTTCCTATGGAACGCTTAAAGAGGCCCGGGAGGGCTTTGAAAAAGACTTCCTTTCCCGTAAACTTGAGGAAAACAACGGCAACATTTCGCGAACTGCCGAGATACTGCAGATCGAAAGGAGTAATCTTCACAGAAAGATAAAGGCGTACAAGATAAAAGTGGATAGTTAG
- the nadB gene encoding L-aspartate oxidase produces MDEEFVDFLVVGSGVAGLRAAIELAKYGDVVIITKDTPTESSTEYAQGGIAVALSDEDEVGIHFEDTLRAGDGLCREGAVKVLVEEGLERITELISWGAEFDKEGTKLAFTREAAHSKNRVLHAQGDSTGRELERVLLTKVRTYPSVKKYPFAFTLGLNVRDGECTGISVLRDGKVVGLSAKATILATGGAGQLYERTTNPGVATGDGMAIACRAGAILEDMEFVQFHPTSLYVPGAPHFLLSEAMRGEGALLRNIHRRLFMERYHPLAELAPRDVVSRAILSEMVETGSSHVYLDLTHLKKSFLVKRFPRINATCRAYRIDITEDLIPVTPAAHYVMGGIKTDLYGATNIPRLYAAGEVACTGVHGANRLASNSLLEGLVFGARAGLAASQYSRSPRISASNKRPHAVRAAHCFPPVDLAEARAALRKLMWEKVGIIRCSESLLFARERLSRWMPFSDEISLVKQEQETKNMITVAHLITESALARKGSIGAHYRSDFPAKGRAWKRHIQWERGGAEEKAVSEQRLSRERMGERDSAGSLKGREG; encoded by the coding sequence ATGGATGAAGAGTTCGTTGATTTTCTCGTCGTCGGAAGCGGTGTGGCAGGCCTCAGAGCCGCGATCGAGTTGGCGAAGTACGGCGATGTGGTCATCATAACGAAGGACACACCCACGGAGAGCAGCACGGAATACGCACAGGGAGGAATCGCTGTTGCGCTCAGCGATGAGGACGAAGTGGGCATTCATTTTGAAGATACTCTCAGGGCAGGAGACGGGCTCTGCAGGGAGGGTGCCGTCAAGGTCCTCGTCGAAGAGGGGCTCGAGAGGATAACCGAGCTTATCTCGTGGGGAGCGGAATTTGATAAAGAGGGGACCAAACTCGCCTTCACGAGGGAGGCGGCACACTCGAAGAATCGTGTGCTCCATGCCCAAGGAGATTCGACGGGAAGGGAGCTTGAAAGGGTACTCCTCACGAAGGTGAGGACATACCCGTCTGTGAAGAAGTATCCCTTTGCCTTTACGCTCGGCCTCAACGTGAGAGACGGTGAATGCACCGGCATCTCTGTCCTCAGGGATGGAAAGGTCGTTGGCCTTTCTGCAAAGGCGACGATTCTTGCCACCGGTGGTGCCGGGCAGTTGTACGAAAGGACAACAAACCCGGGAGTGGCTACGGGAGACGGGATGGCAATAGCGTGTCGTGCCGGAGCCATTCTCGAAGACATGGAATTTGTGCAATTTCATCCAACAAGCCTTTATGTCCCGGGTGCTCCTCACTTCCTCCTGAGCGAGGCGATGCGGGGGGAAGGTGCCCTCCTGAGAAATATCCACAGACGACTCTTCATGGAGAGATATCATCCCCTTGCGGAGCTTGCCCCCCGGGATGTGGTATCGAGGGCGATACTATCAGAGATGGTAGAAACAGGGAGTTCCCATGTCTACCTCGACCTGACACATCTCAAGAAGAGCTTTCTCGTGAAGAGATTCCCGAGAATCAACGCAACATGCAGGGCGTACCGCATAGATATAACGGAAGATCTTATTCCGGTCACTCCGGCGGCCCACTACGTCATGGGAGGAATCAAGACGGATCTTTACGGAGCAACAAATATTCCGCGTCTCTATGCGGCCGGAGAGGTGGCCTGCACCGGGGTGCATGGTGCGAACAGGCTTGCGAGCAACAGTCTCCTTGAAGGGCTTGTTTTTGGCGCGAGGGCGGGGCTGGCTGCCTCGCAGTATTCCCGGAGCCCGAGAATTTCGGCGTCGAACAAACGACCTCATGCTGTCCGGGCAGCGCATTGTTTCCCCCCGGTGGATCTGGCTGAAGCGAGGGCGGCCCTGAGAAAACTCATGTGGGAGAAAGTCGGGATAATCAGATGTTCTGAGTCGCTTTTGTTCGCCCGGGAGAGGCTCTCCCGCTGGATGCCCTTTTCTGATGAAATCTCCCTTGTAAAACAGGAGCAGGAAACGAAAAACATGATAACGGTCGCTCACCTGATCACGGAATCGGCACTGGCGAGGAAGGGGAGCATCGGCGCACACTACCGGTCTGATTTTCCGGCTAAAGGAAGGGCGTGGAAGAGACACATTCAGTGGGAAAGAGGAGGAGCGGAAGAGAAGGCGGTTTCGGAGCAGAGACTTTCGCGGGAGCGAATGGGGGAACGGGACAGCGCCGGATCTCTGAAAGGGCGAGAAGGGTAA
- the larE gene encoding ATP-dependent sacrificial sulfur transferase LarE, whose translation MSTTAFDAPEIIRLRDIFTEMESAVIAYSGGVDSTFLLKAAVLSGIGTMAVTAVSPAMPGQDFRDAKDIARRLGVRHTIIESGELELAEFVKNPVDRCFYCKDHLFGRLKEIARSAGYRFVLDGSNLDDLHDWRPGRKAALKHGIRSPLIEAGLRKQDVRRLSRELSLPTWDKPSSPCLSSRFPYGETITREALKQVEAAETFLKSLGFQEVRVRHHRDVARIELKEQDIPKMLNPETRTAVREKLISLGYKFVSLDLEEFRSGRLNG comes from the coding sequence ATGAGTACAACAGCCTTTGATGCTCCCGAGATAATTCGTCTGAGAGACATCTTCACGGAGATGGAAAGTGCCGTCATCGCTTACTCCGGAGGCGTCGACAGTACCTTCCTGCTCAAGGCCGCGGTACTCTCGGGTATAGGCACAATGGCGGTAACCGCCGTGTCTCCTGCGATGCCGGGGCAGGACTTCCGTGATGCCAAGGATATCGCGCGAAGGCTCGGAGTTCGTCACACCATCATCGAGTCAGGAGAACTGGAACTTGCCGAGTTCGTGAAGAACCCCGTCGACCGGTGCTTCTACTGCAAGGATCATCTCTTCGGAAGATTGAAGGAGATCGCCCGATCCGCCGGGTACAGATTCGTCCTCGACGGCAGTAACCTTGATGATCTCCACGACTGGAGGCCCGGGAGGAAGGCCGCCTTGAAACACGGCATACGGAGTCCGCTTATCGAGGCCGGATTGAGAAAGCAGGATGTGCGGCGGTTGTCCCGCGAACTGTCTCTCCCCACATGGGACAAGCCCTCTTCTCCCTGTCTCTCTTCGCGGTTTCCCTACGGTGAAACGATAACGCGAGAGGCGCTGAAGCAGGTGGAAGCGGCCGAAACCTTCTTGAAGTCACTCGGGTTTCAAGAAGTCAGGGTTAGGCATCACCGGGACGTCGCGAGGATCGAGCTGAAGGAGCAGGATATCCCGAAAATGCTCAACCCGGAAACAAGGACAGCTGTCAGAGAAAAACTGATCTCCCTAGGGTATAAATTTGTTTCACTCGACCTTGAGGAATTCAGAAGCGGCAGGCTCAATGGATGA